Proteins encoded within one genomic window of Nonomuraea gerenzanensis:
- a CDS encoding alpha/beta fold hydrolase — MKRWTKVRLGVLSCALVSAALPGTAVADEASPAVEWKACPSYSDAAITAMGYPQEKTAAFRALLKRLECGTVSVPLHYGDPDGRQITIAVTRLAATDQEHRLGALAVAPGGPGQPGYLDPLRVTLTNTDSARLNERFDLIGFDPRGVNYSTKVDCAGSGQLGGSAGPLTKAAAKRSYDAEAAGNRACGQSDPAFLGQLTTVNVARDLDLVRTALDVPKLNLLGVSYGTWLGAVYRSLFPARTGRVLLDSPASPGDSLAAHEEARVRATERNFPRFAAWLARHHQTFGLGTTARQVRATVLKLGRDHDRHPRTFTDLRTPIDGGSIAALAAKTSREWPQAGKALAELRKATGTTAPPAVKQLFSPQQPAPVPGATEWVNMTMNRAVKCNEDHSRLSFPAAWAAYQKLLKDNPVTGRASFFGAGCAGWPLPAQTTRLRHGGGPLILAAHRYEFMSPYEYAAQMQAEIGGRIYTIDDDAHSSALRACTADLVAYFTTGRIDRGCPGAEVP, encoded by the coding sequence GTGAAACGTTGGACCAAGGTGCGCCTCGGCGTGCTGAGCTGCGCGCTCGTGAGCGCCGCCCTCCCCGGCACCGCTGTCGCCGACGAGGCATCTCCCGCCGTCGAGTGGAAGGCCTGCCCGTCCTACTCCGATGCGGCGATCACCGCCATGGGCTATCCCCAGGAGAAGACAGCGGCGTTCCGCGCTCTGCTGAAGCGCCTGGAGTGCGGGACGGTGAGCGTCCCCCTGCATTACGGCGACCCGGACGGCCGGCAGATCACCATCGCGGTCACCCGGCTGGCCGCCACCGACCAGGAGCACCGGCTCGGCGCCCTCGCCGTCGCCCCGGGCGGCCCCGGCCAGCCCGGCTACCTCGATCCGCTCCGGGTCACGCTCACCAACACCGACAGCGCCCGGCTGAACGAGCGGTTCGACCTCATCGGCTTCGACCCCCGGGGAGTGAACTACAGCACCAAGGTCGACTGCGCCGGCTCCGGGCAGCTCGGTGGCAGCGCCGGGCCGCTGACGAAGGCCGCCGCCAAGCGGAGCTACGACGCCGAGGCCGCCGGCAACCGGGCCTGCGGGCAGAGCGACCCCGCCTTCCTCGGGCAGCTCACCACCGTGAACGTGGCCCGCGACCTCGATCTGGTGCGAACCGCGTTGGACGTGCCGAAGCTCAACCTGCTCGGCGTCTCCTACGGCACCTGGCTCGGCGCGGTCTACCGCAGCCTCTTCCCCGCCCGGACCGGCCGCGTCCTGCTCGACAGCCCCGCCTCCCCGGGAGACAGCCTCGCCGCACACGAGGAGGCACGCGTACGGGCCACCGAGCGCAACTTCCCGCGCTTCGCCGCCTGGCTCGCCCGCCACCACCAGACCTTCGGCCTCGGCACCACCGCACGACAGGTCCGCGCCACCGTCCTGAAACTGGGCCGCGACCACGACCGCCACCCCAGGACCTTCACCGACCTGAGAACGCCCATCGACGGTGGGTCGATCGCCGCGCTGGCCGCCAAGACCTCACGCGAGTGGCCGCAGGCGGGCAAGGCCCTCGCCGAACTGCGGAAAGCGACCGGCACCACCGCGCCGCCCGCCGTCAAGCAGCTCTTCAGCCCCCAGCAGCCCGCACCCGTCCCCGGCGCGACGGAATGGGTGAACATGACCATGAACCGCGCGGTCAAGTGCAACGAGGACCACAGCCGGCTCAGCTTCCCCGCTGCCTGGGCCGCCTACCAGAAGCTGCTCAAGGACAACCCGGTGACCGGCCGCGCCTCCTTCTTCGGCGCCGGCTGCGCCGGCTGGCCGCTGCCGGCCCAGACCACCCGGCTGCGCCACGGCGGCGGGCCGCTGATCCTGGCCGCACACCGGTACGAGTTCATGTCCCCCTACGAGTACGCCGCCCAGATGCAGGCCGAGATCGGCGGCAGGATCTACACCATCGACGACGACGCGCACTCCTCGGCCCTGCGCGCATGCACCGCCGACCTGGTCGCCTACTTCACCACCGGCCGCATCGACCGGGGTTGCCCCGGCGCCGAGGTGCCGTGA
- a CDS encoding glycoside hydrolase family 15 protein: MQAADSAPPANGGHDHPGDPRYLPIGEHGLIGDLRTVALVGTNGTIDWYCCPRFDAPSVFGSILDADRGGAFELAADVPYTTKQFYFPDTNVLITRFFADDGVGEIQDFMPVEGGATEAGRHRLIRRVSCVRGTLPFRALVAPRFDYARQPHTVTQDGGLIVFASSSLTLMLSSSVAVEHDGRDARSRFVLSEGERAVFALDQLSPGVETRGCPLEEAEELFTATVGFWRKWLSASRYRGRWREIVHRSALTLKLLTYAPTGGIVAAPTTSLPEQIGGRRNWDYRYVWVRDAAFCVYALLRLGFTEEAEAFMGFLEQHVRLEGTGTGGPLQIMYGIDGRCDLPEEELPHLEGYRGSAPVRIGNAAVDQLQLDIYGALIDSVYLYNKWGTPISSRRWEELCTLVDWVCEHWNQPDEGVWETRGGRKTFTYSRLMCWVAIERAMRVALQRGLPADIPRWRESRDAIYRDIMRHGWSERLQGFVQHFDDEVLDAAVLMMPLAKFVSPTDPKWLSTLDALGDTLVSDSLVYRYDPRLSPDGLEGPEGTFSICSFWYVEALARAGRIDEARLAFEKMLTYANHLGLYAEQIGHTGEQLGNFPQAFTHLALISAAFNLDHALG; encoded by the coding sequence ATGCAGGCAGCTGACAGCGCCCCGCCCGCGAACGGCGGGCACGACCATCCCGGCGACCCCCGCTACCTGCCGATCGGCGAGCACGGGCTGATCGGCGACCTGCGCACGGTCGCGCTCGTGGGCACCAACGGCACCATCGACTGGTACTGCTGTCCCCGCTTCGACGCCCCGTCGGTGTTCGGCTCGATCCTGGACGCCGACCGGGGCGGGGCGTTCGAGCTGGCCGCCGACGTGCCGTACACGACCAAGCAGTTCTACTTCCCCGACACCAACGTGCTGATCACCCGCTTCTTCGCGGACGACGGCGTGGGCGAGATCCAGGACTTCATGCCCGTCGAGGGCGGCGCCACCGAGGCCGGGCGGCACCGGCTGATCAGGCGCGTCAGCTGCGTGCGCGGCACGCTGCCGTTCCGCGCGCTGGTGGCGCCGCGCTTCGACTACGCGCGGCAGCCGCACACCGTCACGCAGGACGGCGGGCTGATCGTGTTCGCGTCGTCGTCGCTCACGCTCATGCTGTCCTCCAGCGTCGCCGTCGAGCACGACGGCCGCGACGCGCGCAGCAGGTTCGTGCTGAGCGAGGGCGAGCGTGCCGTGTTCGCGCTGGACCAGCTCTCCCCCGGCGTCGAGACGCGCGGCTGCCCGCTGGAGGAGGCGGAGGAGTTGTTCACCGCCACGGTCGGATTCTGGCGCAAGTGGCTGTCGGCCTCACGGTACCGGGGCCGGTGGCGGGAGATCGTGCACCGCTCGGCGCTGACGCTCAAGCTGCTCACGTACGCGCCGACGGGCGGCATCGTTGCCGCGCCGACGACCAGCCTGCCGGAGCAGATCGGCGGCCGGCGGAACTGGGACTACCGTTACGTGTGGGTGCGCGACGCCGCGTTCTGCGTCTACGCCCTGCTGCGGCTCGGCTTCACCGAGGAAGCCGAGGCGTTCATGGGCTTCCTGGAGCAGCACGTCCGGCTGGAGGGCACCGGCACGGGCGGGCCGCTGCAGATCATGTACGGCATCGACGGCCGCTGCGACCTGCCCGAGGAGGAGCTGCCCCATCTGGAGGGCTACCGGGGCTCGGCGCCGGTCAGGATCGGCAACGCGGCCGTCGACCAGCTCCAGCTCGACATCTACGGCGCCCTCATCGACTCCGTCTACCTCTACAACAAGTGGGGCACGCCCATCTCCAGCCGCCGCTGGGAGGAGCTGTGCACGCTGGTCGACTGGGTCTGCGAGCACTGGAACCAGCCCGACGAGGGCGTCTGGGAGACCCGGGGCGGGCGCAAGACCTTCACCTACTCCCGCCTCATGTGCTGGGTCGCCATCGAGCGGGCCATGCGCGTGGCCCTGCAGCGCGGCCTGCCCGCCGACATCCCGCGCTGGCGCGAGAGCCGCGACGCCATCTACCGCGACATCATGCGGCACGGCTGGTCCGAACGGCTGCAGGGCTTCGTCCAGCACTTCGACGACGAGGTGCTGGACGCGGCCGTGCTGATGATGCCGCTGGCCAAGTTCGTCTCGCCGACGGACCCGAAGTGGCTGTCCACCCTGGACGCGCTCGGCGACACCCTGGTCTCCGACTCCCTCGTCTACCGCTACGACCCCCGGCTCAGCCCTGACGGACTCGAAGGGCCGGAGGGCACGTTCTCGATCTGCTCGTTCTGGTACGTCGAGGCGCTGGCCAGGGCGGGCCGCATCGACGAGGCGCGCCTGGCCTTCGAGAAGATGCTCACCTACGCCAACCACCTCGGCCTGTACGCGGAGCAGATCGGGCACACCGGCGAGCAGCTCGGCAACTTCCCGCAGGCCTTCACGCACCTGGCGCTCATCAGCGCGGCCTTCAACCTCGATCACGCACTCGGCTAG